The Aminivibrio sp. genome includes a region encoding these proteins:
- a CDS encoding ABC transporter substrate-binding protein, whose amino-acid sequence MRSFGSIRKAMVLVSLVCLFAVPAFAADPIRIGEIATVTGDFAAYGVAEVESVKIAVAEINAAGGILGRPVEVIMYDCRTRQEDMVNAARRLVEQDKVSVVIGPSGSGLCIAAAPVFNRGKVPHIGTLPTNPLVTVDEKGQVRPYNFRICFLDPYQGKMIAHFAARDLGKKKAAVLYDVSSDYSHGLREFFTKSFKEYGGEIVADEGHREQDVDFRAQLTVIKDANPDVLVIPTMGKALPLAVKQARDLGIEIPIVGGDGYGDFMWEIAGDAMRESYWVSHVDKADPALADFFRKYEEQTGTEAMEFMNAVMAYDSVYWVKDAIERAGSDDPVKIRDALEATKGLKLMHATLTMDEFHNPKDKDGIMLASDIATKKAVFFKKVKPE is encoded by the coding sequence ATGAGGAGTTTCGGCAGCATTCGGAAGGCAATGGTGTTGGTGTCCCTTGTATGTCTTTTTGCCGTGCCCGCTTTTGCGGCGGATCCGATCCGGATCGGTGAAATTGCGACGGTAACGGGTGACTTCGCCGCTTACGGCGTGGCTGAGGTCGAATCGGTGAAGATTGCCGTGGCGGAAATCAACGCCGCCGGCGGCATCCTCGGCAGGCCGGTGGAAGTCATCATGTACGACTGCCGCACCCGGCAGGAGGACATGGTCAACGCCGCGCGGCGCCTTGTGGAACAGGACAAGGTCAGCGTGGTCATCGGACCCAGCGGAAGCGGCCTGTGCATCGCCGCCGCCCCGGTGTTCAACCGCGGCAAGGTTCCCCACATCGGAACGCTCCCCACGAACCCCCTGGTCACCGTGGACGAGAAGGGACAGGTCCGCCCCTACAACTTCCGCATCTGCTTCCTTGATCCCTACCAGGGCAAGATGATCGCCCACTTTGCCGCAAGGGACCTCGGAAAGAAGAAGGCGGCGGTGCTTTATGACGTGTCCAGCGACTACTCCCACGGCCTCCGCGAATTCTTCACGAAATCCTTCAAGGAGTACGGCGGAGAGATCGTGGCCGACGAAGGACACCGGGAGCAGGATGTGGACTTCCGCGCCCAGCTTACGGTCATCAAGGATGCCAACCCCGACGTACTCGTGATACCCACCATGGGCAAAGCCCTTCCCCTGGCAGTGAAGCAGGCCCGCGACCTGGGCATCGAAATTCCCATCGTCGGCGGCGACGGCTACGGCGACTTCATGTGGGAGATTGCCGGAGACGCCATGAGGGAGAGCTACTGGGTGAGCCACGTGGACAAGGCCGACCCTGCCCTCGCCGACTTCTTCCGCAAGTACGAAGAGCAGACGGGCACCGAGGCCATGGAGTTCATGAACGCCGTCATGGCATACGACAGCGTCTACTGGGTGAAGGACGCCATCGAGCGGGCCGGCAGCGACGACCCCGTGAAGATCCGGGACGCCCTCGAGGCCACAAAGGGTCTGAAGCTCATGCACGCCACTCTGACCATGGACGAGTTCCACAATCCCAAGGACAAGGACGGCATCATGCTTGCGTCAGACATCGCCACCAAGAAGGCCGTGTTCTTCAAGAAGGTCAAGCCCGAATAA